A portion of the Adhaeribacter radiodurans genome contains these proteins:
- a CDS encoding glycosyltransferase produces the protein MLPLEPFLVSVIIPCYNHGLYLHEAIESVQKQSYQNIEIIVVDDGSTDDTKLIAANYPQVNYIYQKNQGLSAARNTGIKAAIGSFLVFLDADDLLYEDAIAYNVKILQQNPETAFISGAHDLITSDKKKFDKGDIEISSDHYAHLLRGNYIAMHGTVMYRRWVFDEFQYDENLKACEDYDLYLKVARKHPILHHTVKLTAYRFHGANMSDNIPLMLTQALTVLKRQEFQLDSKLERKAYREGLRNFKEYYCSVLYASLKIGKTSPSKNALHVLWKFKPKFYIRYLLTQFLVRNATIKKRAPAFSLRLLHRLGLFQNYKPKVGKVEPGDFKSLTPFSEYFGYDRGGPIDRYYIENFLQKEAASIRGRVLEIGDNEYTLRFGNKNGLQSEILHVNDSNPAATIIGDLSNAPHIPDNSFECIILTQTLHLVYDYKAVIRTCFRILKPGGTLLLTVPGITPIDHGEWGKTWLWSFTGRVMERIITDVFPSINVEIKTFGNVFVATAFLYGMGLPELKKEELDFEDSHFQVIVTAKATKPVSHENISLAEEKSI, from the coding sequence ATGTTGCCTTTGGAACCTTTTTTAGTTTCAGTTATTATCCCCTGTTATAATCATGGTCTTTATTTGCACGAAGCAATTGAAAGTGTTCAAAAGCAATCGTACCAAAACATTGAAATAATAGTGGTGGATGATGGTTCTACTGATGATACAAAACTAATTGCAGCTAATTATCCTCAAGTAAATTATATCTACCAAAAAAATCAAGGTCTTTCGGCGGCCAGAAATACCGGCATTAAAGCTGCTATCGGAAGTTTCTTGGTATTTCTGGATGCTGACGACTTATTGTATGAAGATGCTATTGCCTATAATGTCAAGATTTTACAACAGAACCCCGAAACAGCTTTTATATCCGGGGCCCACGACTTGATTACTTCGGATAAAAAAAAATTTGATAAAGGTGATATTGAAATATCATCAGATCACTATGCGCATTTGTTGAGGGGTAATTACATTGCAATGCATGGTACCGTTATGTATAGACGGTGGGTATTTGATGAATTCCAGTATGATGAGAATTTAAAGGCTTGTGAAGATTACGATTTGTACTTGAAAGTGGCCCGAAAACATCCTATTTTGCATCATACGGTTAAATTAACGGCTTACCGGTTTCATGGTGCCAATATGTCGGATAACATTCCATTGATGTTAACGCAAGCTTTAACGGTACTTAAGCGCCAAGAGTTTCAATTAGATTCAAAGTTGGAGAGAAAGGCCTATCGTGAGGGATTAAGGAATTTCAAAGAATATTACTGCAGTGTACTTTATGCTAGCCTTAAAATTGGTAAAACAAGTCCTTCCAAAAATGCCTTGCATGTTCTTTGGAAATTTAAGCCAAAATTTTATATTCGTTACTTGTTAACACAATTTTTAGTGAGAAATGCAACAATAAAAAAAAGAGCCCCTGCCTTTAGTTTACGTTTATTACATCGGCTTGGTCTATTTCAAAATTACAAACCGAAAGTGGGGAAAGTAGAACCAGGCGATTTTAAAAGCTTAACTCCTTTCAGTGAATATTTTGGCTACGACCGCGGTGGGCCAATAGACCGCTATTACATAGAAAATTTTCTTCAAAAAGAAGCTGCCAGCATCAGAGGACGCGTTTTGGAGATTGGTGATAATGAGTATACTTTACGATTTGGCAATAAAAATGGTCTGCAAAGCGAAATTCTGCACGTAAATGATAGTAATCCTGCTGCTACCATTATTGGTGACTTAAGCAATGCTCCTCATATCCCTGATAACAGTTTCGAATGTATAATTCTTACTCAAACATTGCATTTAGTTTACGATTATAAAGCTGTAATCCGTACTTGTTTTCGAATTTTAAAACCAGGCGGTACTTTGTTGCTTACTGTTCCTGGCATAACACCAATAGATCACGGTGAATGGGGGAAAACTTGGTTATGGTCCTTTACCGGTCGGGTTATGGAAAGAATAATAACGGATGTTTTTCCGTCTATTAATGTAGAAATAAAAACCTTTGGAAATGTTTTTGTGGCTACTGCTTTTCTGTATGGAATGGGTTTGCCAGAATTAAAAAAAGAAGAATTAGATTTTGAGGATTCACATTTCCAAGTGATAGTTACTGCTAAAGCTACAAAGCCGGTATCGCATGAAAATATATCATTGGCTGAAGAAAAAAGTATATAA
- the gmd gene encoding GDP-mannose 4,6-dehydratase, with product MKKALITGITGQDGAYLADLLLDNGYEVHGIKRRSSLFNTERIDHLYQDPHEDNVRFRLHYGDLSDSTNIIRIIQQVQPDEIYNLGAMSHVKVSFDTPEYTANADGIGTLRILEAVRLLGLTEKTKIYQASTSELYGLVQAVPQSETTPFYPRSPYAVAKLYAYWITVNYREAYNMYACNGILFNHESPLRGETFVTRKITRGAAKIAMGLQEILFLGNLDARRDWGHAKDYVQAMYLILQQEKPEDYVIATGVTTTVRDFVKMAFGELGIQLEFIGEGVNEKGIVSSCAHPDYQVTLGKEVIAVDPRYFRPTEVDLLIGDPTKSMTQLGWQPKYDLTALVKEMMEADLEYFTQEKMLKEAGYRVKNQFE from the coding sequence ATGAAAAAAGCCTTAATAACGGGAATAACGGGTCAGGATGGCGCTTACCTTGCAGATTTATTACTAGACAATGGATACGAAGTACATGGCATTAAACGCAGAAGCTCTTTATTTAACACAGAACGTATTGATCATTTATACCAAGATCCCCATGAAGATAATGTTCGTTTTCGGTTGCATTATGGAGATTTAAGTGATTCCACTAACATTATCCGGATTATTCAGCAAGTTCAGCCCGATGAAATTTACAATTTGGGAGCTATGAGCCACGTTAAAGTGAGCTTCGATACCCCTGAATATACCGCTAATGCTGATGGAATTGGAACTCTCCGTATTCTTGAAGCAGTACGGCTTCTTGGCTTAACTGAAAAGACTAAAATTTACCAGGCCTCTACATCCGAATTATACGGGTTGGTACAAGCGGTACCACAGTCCGAAACTACTCCTTTTTACCCTCGTTCTCCTTACGCTGTAGCTAAATTATACGCCTATTGGATTACAGTAAATTACCGGGAAGCTTACAATATGTATGCCTGTAATGGCATTCTGTTTAACCATGAGAGCCCTTTAAGAGGCGAAACTTTTGTTACCCGGAAAATTACCCGCGGAGCTGCTAAAATAGCTATGGGTTTGCAAGAAATACTTTTTCTAGGAAATTTGGATGCTCGTCGTGACTGGGGACATGCGAAAGATTATGTTCAAGCAATGTATTTAATCTTGCAACAGGAAAAGCCTGAAGATTATGTAATTGCTACTGGAGTTACTACCACTGTGCGAGACTTTGTTAAAATGGCTTTTGGTGAGTTAGGCATTCAGTTGGAATTCATTGGAGAAGGAGTAAACGAAAAGGGAATAGTTAGTTCTTGTGCTCATCCCGATTATCAAGTAACACTAGGAAAAGAAGTAATAGCTGTAGATCCCCGTTACTTCCGGCCAACGGAAGTAGATTTACTTATTGGTGATCCTACCAAGTCCATGACGCAACTAGGCTGGCAACCAAAGTATGATTTAACTGCCTTAGTAAAAGAAATGATGGAGGCAGATTTAGAGTATTTCACGCAGGAAAAGATGTTAAAGGAAGCAGGGTATCGCGTAAAAAATCAATTTGAATAA
- a CDS encoding polysaccharide deacetylase family protein — MKIYHWLKKKVYKIYEQPTLVLMYHRVGQPEVDPWKLSVSPLNFEQQLQVLKKTGLVAPSSQLIEQVNAKNVKRSRVVLTFDDGYADNFEVAKPILEKYELPATFFISTKHIDQYKEFWWDELARILLQTSSLPRHLNLNLNGTRFYFDLQTEETLTEVTEQKIKLWNAYLEPTTLRAQLYIKLWKLLSPLPYAEQQEVLSNVRDWGKIPNQPCISNFSMTLEQLRELSRNKLFEIGSHTVSHPALACYCEEEQRVEIAESKRFLEFHTNSIIQSFAYPSGNYNETTLQILKQLSFQIAFTTHDVLVNKHTDPYQIGRFQVNNWTKDEMKKNLYSLF; from the coding sequence ATGAAAATATATCATTGGCTGAAGAAAAAAGTATATAAAATATATGAACAACCTACTCTGGTTTTAATGTACCATAGAGTGGGTCAACCGGAGGTTGACCCATGGAAATTATCTGTAAGCCCGTTAAACTTTGAACAACAACTTCAAGTTTTAAAAAAAACCGGGTTAGTAGCTCCCTCCTCGCAACTTATAGAGCAAGTAAATGCTAAAAATGTAAAAAGATCCCGTGTTGTTCTTACTTTTGATGATGGATATGCTGATAATTTTGAAGTAGCTAAACCCATTCTTGAAAAATATGAATTACCTGCTACGTTTTTTATAAGTACCAAACACATAGACCAATACAAGGAATTTTGGTGGGATGAATTAGCGCGTATTTTACTACAAACTTCATCTCTTCCTCGGCACCTGAATTTGAATCTAAACGGAACTAGGTTTTATTTTGACTTACAAACGGAAGAAACATTAACCGAAGTAACAGAACAAAAAATTAAACTTTGGAATGCTTACTTAGAGCCTACTACTCTCCGTGCTCAACTTTATATTAAACTATGGAAGCTCTTAAGCCCTTTACCTTATGCAGAACAGCAAGAAGTATTATCTAATGTGAGAGACTGGGGCAAAATTCCAAATCAACCTTGCATTAGCAATTTCTCAATGACCTTGGAGCAACTGCGTGAATTAAGCCGTAATAAGTTATTTGAAATTGGGTCTCATACTGTTTCTCATCCAGCACTTGCATGTTATTGCGAGGAAGAACAACGAGTAGAAATCGCTGAGTCCAAGCGGTTTTTAGAGTTTCATACAAACTCTATCATTCAATCTTTTGCTTATCCATCTGGAAATTATAACGAGACAACATTACAAATTTTAAAGCAACTAAGTTTTCAGATTGCTTTTACTACTCATGATGTATTAGTAAATAAACACACAGATCCTTATCAAATTGGCCGGTTTCAGGTTAATAATTGGACTAAGGATGAAATGAAGAAGAATTTGTACTCATTGTTTTAA
- a CDS encoding ABC transporter ATP-binding protein, which translates to MTKVVIRVDGLSKKYRLGNIGTGTLSRDLNQWWARFRGKEDPYSRLDNAGTNYFRKDDFWALQDINFEIKQGEAVGIIGKNGAGKSTLLKILSRITSPTFGEIKIKGRVASLLEVGTGFHPELTGRENVFLNGAILGMTKREIRSKLDEIIAFSGVERHIDTPVKRYSSGMHVRLAFAVAAHLEPEILIVDEVLAVGDAEFQKKCIGKMKEVTGEGRTILFVSHNMVAVKKLCSRGILLRSGRVLLDSSIEEAVEAYLDFSSKHEKSEITWQLAKEPLSGVQIVALRLLRDDETIGSNFYMNEDFYVEVEFINHKEGNLLSSYFELRSLTEVGVLSSANWSSATANVDPYSNLAYSSGRYKSRMKIPGNFLNEGSYIINAWILENVSATAAEVKESLMVTIVDNGEMRKEYTGEWFGLVRPKLEWHTTALNTSKAKNKKA; encoded by the coding sequence ATGACAAAGGTAGTTATTCGGGTTGACGGGTTGAGTAAAAAGTATAGATTAGGGAATATAGGAACCGGCACGCTAAGCCGAGACTTAAATCAATGGTGGGCCAGATTCCGGGGAAAAGAAGATCCATATTCTAGATTAGATAATGCTGGTACTAATTATTTCAGGAAAGATGATTTCTGGGCTTTGCAAGATATTAATTTTGAAATAAAACAAGGAGAAGCAGTAGGGATTATTGGTAAAAACGGGGCAGGAAAATCTACCTTGTTGAAGATTTTATCCAGGATAACTTCACCTACTTTCGGTGAGATAAAAATAAAAGGTCGGGTGGCAAGTTTGCTGGAAGTTGGTACTGGCTTTCATCCGGAGCTAACTGGCCGGGAAAACGTTTTTCTAAACGGCGCTATTTTGGGCATGACAAAACGTGAGATCAGAAGTAAGCTGGACGAAATAATTGCCTTTTCAGGGGTAGAAAGGCATATTGATACTCCGGTAAAGCGTTATAGTAGCGGGATGCACGTTCGTTTGGCTTTTGCGGTTGCCGCGCATTTAGAACCTGAAATTTTAATAGTGGATGAAGTTTTAGCCGTAGGAGATGCGGAGTTTCAGAAAAAATGCATTGGTAAAATGAAGGAGGTAACTGGAGAAGGTAGAACTATTCTATTTGTGAGTCATAATATGGTAGCTGTAAAAAAATTGTGCAGTCGAGGTATTTTACTAAGATCTGGAAGAGTATTATTAGACAGCTCCATTGAGGAAGCAGTAGAAGCATACCTTGATTTTTCTTCAAAACACGAAAAATCCGAGATTACTTGGCAGCTTGCAAAGGAGCCATTATCCGGAGTTCAAATAGTTGCACTCCGACTTTTGCGGGATGATGAAACAATCGGTAGTAATTTTTATATGAACGAAGATTTTTATGTCGAAGTTGAATTCATCAATCATAAAGAAGGAAACCTCCTTTCCAGTTACTTTGAACTTCGGAGTTTAACTGAAGTAGGGGTGCTATCTTCGGCTAATTGGTCTTCTGCCACTGCCAATGTAGATCCTTACTCCAACCTTGCGTATTCAAGTGGCCGTTACAAATCCAGAATGAAAATTCCCGGCAATTTCTTAAATGAAGGTTCCTATATTATTAATGCTTGGATTCTGGAAAATGTATCTGCCACTGCGGCCGAAGTAAAAGAATCGCTTATGGTTACTATAGTAGATAATGGCGAAATGAGAAAAGAATATACAGGTGAATGGTTCGGATTAGTTCGTCCCAAGTTGGAATGGCACACAACGGCTCTCAATACAAGTAAAGCTAAGAATAAAAAAGCTTGA
- a CDS encoding ABC transporter permease, whose amino-acid sequence MFVKRDFVSLYKQTILGPLWFIIQPILTTFMFVIIFNKIAGISTNGIPSALFYLSGLVIWNYFSTCLTTTANTFTANAGIFGKVYFPRLIVPLSSVLSALISFCIQLGILLVLIGYYYFILDVNIKFNPYVLFIPFLLLVIALLGLGLGIIISSVTTKYRDLVFLVTFGIQLLMYATPIIYPLSFLSGKYKAFILANPITPIVEIFRYSLLGVGEVNIWYIAYSITFTLVTLFIGVLIFNKVEKSFMDVI is encoded by the coding sequence ATGTTTGTAAAGCGCGATTTTGTCTCTTTATATAAACAGACAATTTTAGGTCCATTGTGGTTTATTATCCAGCCTATACTCACCACTTTTATGTTTGTGATTATATTTAATAAAATAGCCGGAATTTCTACCAATGGGATTCCTTCTGCGCTATTCTATTTATCGGGTTTAGTTATCTGGAATTACTTTTCTACTTGCCTTACTACTACTGCTAACACCTTTACCGCTAATGCGGGTATTTTTGGTAAAGTATATTTTCCAAGGTTAATTGTTCCTTTATCTAGTGTTTTATCCGCGCTTATTAGCTTTTGTATTCAATTGGGAATTTTACTCGTTTTAATTGGCTACTATTATTTTATATTAGATGTAAATATTAAGTTTAATCCTTACGTGCTTTTTATACCCTTTTTGCTTCTTGTTATTGCTTTGTTAGGACTTGGCTTGGGTATAATTATTTCATCAGTAACTACTAAATACCGTGACCTGGTTTTTCTTGTAACTTTTGGTATACAATTGTTAATGTATGCTACACCTATTATTTATCCGCTCTCTTTCTTGAGCGGAAAGTATAAGGCGTTTATTCTGGCAAATCCTATAACACCTATTGTTGAAATATTCAGGTATTCTTTATTAGGTGTAGGGGAAGTTAATATATGGTATATCGCTTACAGCATTACATTTACTTTGGTTACTCTTTTTATTGGGGTTCTAATTTTTAATAAAGTTGAAAAAAGCTTTATGGATGTAATATAA
- a CDS encoding transposase family protein, with translation MLLSFCAVMNGAENDDKIATYGEQKEVFLHTFLTLPGGIPSHDIILLMIN, from the coding sequence TTGCTACTTAGTTTTTGTGCGGTGATGAATGGAGCAGAGAATGATGATAAGATAGCTACTTATGGCGAGCAGAAGGAAGTGTTCCTACATACTTTTCTGACCTTACCCGGTGGCATACCCTCGCACGATATTATCTTGTTGATGATCAACTAG
- a CDS encoding glycosyltransferase family 2 protein, with protein sequence MVRPKISVLMPVYNAAAYLEESIGSILNQTFTEFEFLILDDGSTDGSLNIIQSFSDPRIRFYKNKKNVGISATLNKGIELARTDLIARMDADDVSYPNRLQKQYDFIQAHPEGVIFTCWAAEVNENRKLIKIEHFNPEYYYFNMTFSNWIYHPTMVYRREAVLTVGKYSVPYSEDYELVWQLMRKYKAFHQPEVLLDYRINEQSLSNHAKKNEYKAAFLQQVRRNIQFYLDDTPINVEDWQLEYLSNDFVATLKEKNIQSVIYCIELLDSITKKIFEKENINRVPANIKPAAKIKRDYLIFQFYIISGFYKGIVMLWKTSSWGLMKKIFFLKLKKCIP encoded by the coding sequence ATGGTAAGACCTAAAATTTCGGTTCTAATGCCGGTTTATAACGCGGCTGCATATTTGGAGGAGTCGATAGGAAGCATTTTAAATCAAACTTTTACCGAATTTGAGTTTTTGATTTTAGATGATGGATCAACAGACGGTAGTTTAAACATTATCCAATCCTTCTCAGATCCTAGAATCCGTTTCTATAAAAATAAAAAAAATGTTGGAATTTCTGCCACTTTAAACAAAGGTATTGAATTAGCTCGCACGGACCTAATTGCCCGCATGGATGCGGATGATGTTTCTTACCCTAATAGGCTTCAAAAGCAATATGATTTTATTCAGGCGCACCCGGAGGGAGTTATATTTACGTGTTGGGCAGCCGAAGTTAACGAAAACAGAAAATTGATAAAAATTGAGCATTTTAATCCTGAATACTATTATTTTAATATGACTTTCTCTAATTGGATTTATCATCCTACAATGGTATATCGACGGGAGGCAGTTTTAACTGTAGGCAAATACAGTGTACCCTATTCTGAAGATTATGAGTTAGTTTGGCAACTTATGCGCAAATATAAAGCTTTTCATCAACCGGAAGTTCTTTTAGATTACAGGATTAACGAACAGAGTCTGAGTAATCATGCAAAAAAGAACGAGTATAAAGCTGCCTTTCTACAGCAAGTTCGTAGAAACATACAATTCTACCTGGATGATACTCCTATAAACGTAGAAGATTGGCAGTTGGAGTATCTAAGCAATGATTTTGTAGCTACTTTGAAGGAAAAAAACATACAGAGTGTCATATATTGTATAGAATTATTAGATTCTATTACAAAAAAAATATTTGAAAAGGAAAATATAAACCGGGTTCCAGCAAATATTAAACCTGCTGCTAAAATTAAAAGGGATTATTTAATTTTTCAATTCTATATTATAAGTGGTTTTTACAAAGGAATAGTTATGTTATGGAAGACTAGTAGTTGGGGTTTAATGAAAAAAATTTTTTTTTTAAAGTTGAAAAAATGCATTCCCTAG
- a CDS encoding class I SAM-dependent methyltransferase: MVSTIRCFNTDLFCPICKGNILYKEDLIICHSCSTKFLQETQEYINLLPQNAIIKEESKWEERQEDMELWYKNLITDTISAVSVFEHDYTPLKLYFAQLTGNILDLGGGVGVVRHYLSDKSNYIVVDPSADWLSSDWKLLSNAYPCLNTKPNFVMGVGEFLMFADNTFDSVLSLWSINHVSNPAKVFHEVQRVLKRGGRFFIVFEDMEPLWRDFLDKSLLKYFGLNGLTRMLKSKIRTALFNQKWPVQSDHIFITDKDIQQWSNSRFNQIQRKWIGTYLTYEFVKK, from the coding sequence ATGGTTTCAACTATTCGATGTTTTAACACTGATCTTTTCTGCCCAATTTGTAAGGGAAATATTCTTTATAAAGAGGATTTGATTATCTGTCATTCTTGCAGTACTAAATTTTTACAAGAGACCCAGGAATACATTAATTTGTTGCCCCAAAACGCCATAATTAAAGAAGAAAGTAAGTGGGAAGAAAGACAGGAGGATATGGAGCTATGGTACAAAAATTTAATAACAGATACTATTTCAGCAGTATCTGTTTTTGAACATGATTATACTCCTTTAAAGTTATATTTTGCTCAATTAACTGGTAATATTTTAGATTTAGGTGGTGGCGTTGGTGTAGTTAGACATTATCTCTCTGATAAAAGCAACTATATAGTAGTTGACCCTTCCGCTGATTGGCTTAGCTCGGATTGGAAATTGCTCTCCAACGCGTACCCTTGCCTAAATACCAAACCTAATTTTGTCATGGGGGTAGGTGAATTCTTAATGTTTGCTGATAATACTTTTGATTCAGTTCTTTCTTTGTGGAGCATTAATCATGTAAGTAATCCCGCAAAAGTTTTTCATGAGGTACAAAGAGTTCTAAAAAGAGGTGGTCGATTCTTTATAGTTTTTGAAGATATGGAGCCCTTGTGGAGGGATTTTCTTGATAAATCCCTGCTTAAATACTTTGGTCTAAATGGTTTGACGAGAATGCTTAAATCTAAAATAAGGACTGCATTATTCAACCAAAAATGGCCTGTTCAATCTGATCATATTTTTATCACAGATAAGGACATACAACAATGGAGTAATTCACGCTTTAACCAAATACAAAGAAAGTGGATAGGTACCTATTTAACTTATGAATTTGTAAAGAAATAG
- a CDS encoding glycosyltransferase family 2 protein: protein MFANPLISVITCFLNEELYLEGTIESVLRQNYQHWELLLINDGSTDQSPAIAQKYVQKYPDKIFYLEHESQVNKGTSASRNLGIKHSKGKFIAFLDGDDVWMPSLLPNLLKLMQQHSVSMVCEASNYWYSWKESSKSDEIIPIGVTPNCLYLPSQLLLYLYPLGKGAAPCICGILIKKEILVKHGGFDENFKGMYDDQTFLVKIYLHEPVYISDDCNNKYRQHFDSLVSSSHSSGRYSQERKLFLEWLKLYFKSIHLSNAEIKGLLNKALFPYRYPLFYNLYKLLQAIHMEIISFLQILQRRIL, encoded by the coding sequence ATGTTTGCTAATCCGTTGATTTCCGTAATCACATGTTTTCTAAATGAAGAACTTTATTTAGAAGGTACAATTGAAAGCGTTCTTCGCCAGAATTACCAACATTGGGAATTACTTTTAATTAATGATGGGTCTACTGACCAAAGCCCAGCGATAGCTCAGAAATACGTTCAAAAATATCCTGATAAAATTTTCTATTTGGAACATGAAAGTCAGGTTAACAAGGGTACGAGTGCTAGCCGTAATTTGGGAATTAAGCATTCCAAAGGGAAGTTTATTGCTTTTTTAGACGGCGATGATGTATGGATGCCCTCTTTATTGCCGAATTTATTAAAGTTAATGCAGCAACATTCGGTTTCAATGGTTTGCGAAGCAAGTAATTATTGGTACAGTTGGAAAGAATCATCGAAATCCGATGAAATTATACCTATTGGTGTCACTCCCAATTGCTTGTACTTACCATCTCAACTGTTGTTGTACTTATATCCTCTCGGTAAGGGGGCAGCACCTTGTATTTGCGGTATTTTAATAAAAAAGGAAATCTTAGTAAAGCATGGTGGCTTTGATGAAAATTTTAAAGGAATGTATGATGATCAAACTTTTTTGGTTAAGATTTATTTACACGAACCAGTGTATATTTCAGATGATTGCAACAATAAATACCGGCAACATTTTGATTCATTAGTATCTTCTTCCCACTCTAGCGGACGGTACAGTCAAGAGCGAAAGTTATTTCTGGAATGGTTAAAACTCTATTTTAAAAGCATTCATCTGAGCAATGCAGAAATAAAAGGCCTTTTGAATAAGGCATTATTTCCGTACCGTTATCCTTTGTTCTATAATTTGTATAAACTACTTCAAGCCATTCATATGGAGATAATTTCTTTCTTGCAAATACTTCAGCGTAGAATTCTTTGA
- the fcl gene encoding GDP-L-fucose synthase has translation MKLSDKIYVAGHRGMVGSAIVRKLVKEGYTNIIYRTTKELDLRNQQEVNNFFATEKPDYVFLAAAKVGGIVANNSYPAEFLYDNLLIQSNVIHAAYMNKITKLLFLGSSCIYPKFAPQPLKEEYLLTGELEPTNEAYAIAKITGIKLCDSYRIQYGCNFISVMPTNLYGPNDNYNLTTSHVLPALLRKFIMAHNKQEPTVTIWGSGTPMREFMHVDDLADACLFLMRTYNEAGFINIGVGYDISIMDLAKLIQKTVGYEGKIITDPSKPDGTPRKLMDVSKLNSIGWQAHISLEEGIRQVYEEAKNFNCNWSYA, from the coding sequence ATGAAATTAAGTGATAAGATATATGTAGCCGGCCACCGAGGCATGGTTGGTTCGGCTATTGTTAGAAAATTAGTAAAAGAAGGATATACTAATATAATTTATCGTACCACTAAAGAACTGGACTTACGAAATCAGCAAGAAGTTAATAATTTTTTTGCCACAGAAAAGCCAGATTATGTGTTTTTAGCCGCGGCAAAAGTGGGAGGCATAGTTGCTAATAACTCTTATCCTGCAGAATTCCTTTACGATAATCTTTTGATTCAAAGTAATGTAATTCATGCGGCTTATATGAACAAAATAACAAAGTTGTTATTTCTAGGCTCATCTTGTATTTATCCTAAATTTGCTCCCCAACCATTAAAAGAAGAATACTTATTAACCGGTGAATTAGAACCTACCAATGAAGCGTATGCAATAGCAAAAATCACTGGTATTAAATTATGCGATTCTTATCGTATTCAATACGGATGTAACTTTATTTCTGTCATGCCAACTAATTTATATGGACCTAATGACAATTATAATTTAACTACTTCACATGTATTGCCGGCTTTACTTCGCAAGTTTATTATGGCCCATAATAAACAGGAACCTACGGTAACTATTTGGGGGAGCGGAACCCCAATGCGGGAATTTATGCACGTAGACGATTTAGCCGATGCTTGTTTATTTTTAATGCGAACCTATAACGAAGCCGGGTTTATAAATATAGGAGTAGGTTATGATATTTCCATTATGGATTTAGCTAAGCTTATTCAGAAAACGGTAGGATATGAAGGAAAAATCATAACTGACCCAAGTAAACCGGATGGTACTCCTCGTAAATTAATGGATGTTTCTAAACTAAATTCAATTGGGTGGCAAGCACATATATCTTTAGAAGAAGGCATCCGGCAGGTATACGAAGAAGCAAAAAATTTTAATTGCAATTGGAGCTATGCGTAA